The sequence below is a genomic window from Epinephelus moara isolate mb unplaced genomic scaffold, YSFRI_EMoa_1.0 scaffold617, whole genome shotgun sequence.
GCGGAGCCCCAGTCCCCCTGATCTGGTCAGTGTCTGCACCATTTCGTGGTCCAGGAGAGCCTCCTTCATCCCCTTCTGCTGGACGAACCCACTCATCATTGGACACCTGGATGAAGTGGAGCCCAGGACAGGCTTGGTTCTGTTGAGTACGTACATCTCGTGGCCGTGGTCGTCACGGTACTCCTCCAGCTGCGCAAAAGTGGTGGGTCCATCAGAGTAGTCATTCACATAGAGTATGCTCTCTTCTTTGCTGGTGCAGTAGGAGCCGCCCTCTTCTTTGCGGTACTGCTGGTGACGAGTGTAGATCATAATCAAAAGGAGGACGGCAGTGAGCGCCAGCAAGGAGATGCCAACAGCAATTGCGGTCTGAGTAGCAGGGCCAAGAGCGTAGAAGTCCATGCTGTCCTGTTCGTAGAGCAGCTCCTGGCTAACATCCAGAACCTCTGGCTGATAGAAGGAGTTAGATGAAGAGGAAACAAAGGAGTGCATGTTCATACGAGGCCAGAACTGGGAGGAATATGAAGAGGAGGACATGTTGACAGCCAGATGAAAGGTAACTCTGGCTACACCACCAGGGTTCCAGGCTTCACACTCGTAGCGCCCAGCATGCGCTACAGTCACATTGCTGAGGAACAGCATGCCGCTGCCCATGTCCGGATCAAAGCTGTCCCTCTCACCACCCTCCTCAGTCCCACGCACAAGCCCCTGGATTCCTCCAACACCTCCAACCTTGATCCCTCCACTGCTGGGCAGGGCTGTCACCACTCCTCCAGCCGCAGGCCTGAAGAGCTCACCATTGGGTCCCAGCTCTTGCACCAGGCCTCGGGGTGATAACTGGGCCTTGCCATGGGAGGCTTTCTTCCAGGTCACCTGAGGCTGTGGGTATCCCGAGGCCTGGCAGGAGACTCGGAGGCTCTCCCCTAGTCGCACAGTTAGATGACTGGGCTCGAGCTGTACCACAGGTGGGATACAGACCAGGCTGTTGGGAGCCACCTCCACTAGGCTGAGGTGGGAGAGGCGAGGCGGTTCAGAGCACATCAGCCGACGCTGTTCAGCAGAGCTCAACAGACGCTGTCCATCTTCACTGATCCAGGTTCGCAGCCAGCCCAGTGCACAATCACAGCGCCATGGGTTCTCTGGAGGAGCAGACAAGGGAAACAGGGGTAAATCAAGCGTATGGTTTTGTCAACCGCTGGACAAAAATGAAGTTTGAACCCATGGGTGTAGTGCTacttgtttaatttgtttagCAAGCATGCCAAATGTGCACGCTCCAGTCTCTTGCTCCACACTCCAGTCCAGTCTAAAACACAGCTTTCAAGCCAGCCACCTCACTACGGTTTGTTCTAAGTTGGATATTTGACAGAAATTCACTCCCGACCCAGCAGCAtcattttctttcactttcacCTGATGTCAGCAGTTGGAGGATGGTGAGCTCACCTCTGCCAGGGGCTGAAGTGGACCGTCAGTTGTGCTATGAACAGAATGGCATGCGTGTCCACGTGACTACAGCTCTCCGCAGATGTTCAATATGTGGAAAGTATGTCAGAGTCTTTACTAGTTAACAGTTAGCTAACTATAAATtgagaaaagaaaataattcacGGTGCCGCTCAAAGGCTACCAGCTGCTACCGTCAGCTACTTTaaaggtggaatgttttcttgcatgttactcaatgcatgagttgacttTGAGAATCAGTCATACCGTAAAAGTCAGTATGGCAACTCTGaccattgcatttatttttaatggctGTCTTGCATGAATATGCTTTAGTGATGATTGGATCCTCAAGtgcttaaataaatacatgaatttcAACTGGATTATGTGACCTGTGAATATTCTATCTCTTCACTTGGAGTAAAGAAGTGGCGGAGCATCACTCCAATGTGCTCCAGCAGTTATGTTTGGACCACACATTTTATGCCAGTATGACAGAGGATCCCTTAAAATGCTCCGGCAAAACATCTACAATGTCATGAAAACATGTCATTAGATTGAAAGCTCCAACAAGCTGCTTGAGTTGGGATTGTTTTTCAAGGTCAAGTATTAACACCATGACTTTTGAGCCAACATGGATGAGAAGTTATTAAAATGCTcagaagaaattaaaatgtgaagCTCCTCAACTCCATGTTAACTGAGGAAACTCCAACTGCTAATGATGATCATGTGTAGgattgaaagctccagaacatcTGCAAAAATGACCTTGCGGTGATATTATTTGGTAAACAAATTTATTTTGCCTATGATAATTTAAACTTTGTTTAAGCCTTTTTGGCGCCCATTGCAGGACTAATTGCCCCGAATAGGGGGCCCTTTTCAGACAGTGTTCCTTCAATTTATTCTTTAAAATTGTGTCTTCAagggatttttttctcattaaaggTTTACGGTTGGGTGAAACCCTTTGAtatgtaaaatgtgtttaaggGCACTTAATTTTCATTGACATGAGCCTGCAGGTCCTGGCTGTGGCAGCACATTCTCCAGCAGTGTCAGTTCTTCAAAACTGTGGTAtatatggcaacattttttcgGGCACTTTGAATTAAATTCAGTCTTGAAGGGTTATGTCATATTACAGTGAGACATAATGTGTTATATTCTGTCTTCATACTGCCTACCTGTGACACGGAGCACCTGCAGGCTCACGAGCGGTTTAAGGGACGAGGCTCCCAGAGTGCGGAGGTGATTTCTGCTGAGATCCAGCAGAGCCAGAGATGACAAGCCAGACAGAGCTTGCTCTGCCAGCAGCTCTATGCTGTTTTCCTGCAAGTGCAGTTCTTGCAGACGCTGCAGACGGCAAAAAAATGACATAGCAGAGAAAGGAAAATGttaaaggaggaggaaaagaaatgtCAAATGTTAAGACAGGATGACTCAGTTCTACCTGACTCAGTCTGTACTGTGTTACTATATAGTAGGGATTAGCCATGTCATGTTGTCATGAATTGGATTTACAGTTGCAGGCGGCATTATATATAATCCATAAAAAGGCATCCCATATTGGAAAAGCTTTGCTGGAAAAAGCTATGCTTTTTTTACTTTACCAAAAAAGGATTAGGTTTAAGGTTTTTGGAacacttaaaacaaaataagcatTAAACATTTCTGTCCAACAACCATTTGTGCATTCATTCCTTTATCCCAGCTCTCCAACCTGCAGTCCCCTGAAGGTGTGGTCCTGCACTCGAGTGATCTGGTTCCCAGCGAGGTACAGGATCCGGAGGTGCTCCAGACCCCGAAACATGTCCGGGGTGACTAGGTGGATGAGGTTGCCATTGAGGGCCAGCTCCAGCAGCTGCCCTTGGCTGAGAAACGCGCCAGGCTCCAGGGCTGAGATGCTATTATTCTGAAGGTAGAGGTAATGGAGGCTGCCAAGGCGAGTCAGATCCTGAAGACGGATCTGCACTATAGCGTTGTCCTGGAGGAAGATGGTCTGTAGGGGAGACAGGGTAAATGAAATTAGGAGAGTGATCACGACCTGATTACATTAGAGAAACAGAGGAGGGGATGTGATGTTAGAATTGGTGTGTTGTTTTGTACAAGAAAGTGAGCGTGGCCTGTTGCTCTGCTGTGCTCACTGAGTAGAAAAATGTATTAACCATGAGGAGAGATTGCATTAACAACAGGGCCACCGTTAGAGCTATCTGCACTCACCTCGCTGTGCAGAGCTTTGGATATATGTTAATGTAGGCAATACAAACAATGTGGAATGAGCTCTTTCAGAATCGGCGGAGTAATGTGGATTGTGCACATTGTGTTGCGTTGCGGTTCAGTTCTTGCCAAATGCTGCAGAAATCACAGATACTTGATTGTCAGCAATCAAAAACAGTTTGAGTGATTGGAGATACACGAGAGCAAGCGGCTGACCCACAATGCATGGCAGTCTGCTTGATTGCTGATGTGCATTCGTTGGCAGTGTCTTCAAAGAGGCAAACACGGGGCCGTGAGGTGAAGTATGATGGACGAGATAGACCTGCTGATTGAGGTTAATGGAACAATTTATGCAGGACATGcttttcattaatattcatgagCTGCAGCAAAGTTGGGGGGCCTGAACCCGAGAGGAAAAGACGGTGTAATGTTAAACATCTTCTCAACAGATGATCAGAGGGCGTGCGAGAGTCACTTTCTGAGCAAGAATGAATAATTACACAGCCAACAGCGCAGCCCCTCCCTCAGGCTTACATCAAAGAGGGTCACAGCGAATTGATTAACCACAATCATTTCAGGGTAATAAGAATGGATCAGAGAGGGAGTCAACTGGTACAAAACCACTGATGCAGGCGGGGGCAGAGACGGGGGTCAACTGCATTGCGCTGACAGCTAGTGCCCTAACTTATTGTCAATTGGCCAACTGACCTCGGTGACAGAGGAGACACCCTGTGGGATTTCTTTGACCCCAAGAGATCCACACTCCACTGTGAGGCTGTAGCAGCGACAGCCGGAGGGGCATCCCACAGATGGTCGAGGGACGAGGGCCATGATCATTAGGACGAGTCTGGAGAACCTCAAGAGCACCATGGCGGTTTTACAGTAGACCTGTAAAGGCAAAACCTGGAAAGAGAAAGTGATCAATCAGTTAACTGAGTTATAACACCAAACCTTTTTCCTTCACTGTAATGTGTTTCATCCACAAAGCAAAGATTGACATTGGCTGCAGATATGTTGTATATGCAGATGGCTGTGAAATGGCAGGGGAACATAAGAGTATCTCCTTATCCCTGCCTGTTTTCCATTCAACTGTGTCTATTCAGTGGAATTGCAGCAGCTTCTATTATGGGCTTCAATTAATTAAAGATGTGATAAAAGATGTGCAGGTTGCCTCAAGGACCTCTCTCTCTTGTCTTTTTAATGCATgcgcaaacacactcacactccctCTATTTccgtctctctctttgtcttacaaaggcacacacacatgcgcaaaTGTGCAGCAAAGAGACAGAGGCTCCGATTTGACCCCCTATAATCTCAGAAAGCACATTTACTTTCTCAAAGCAAACCTCAAGTGGCAACCGGCTCTAATCATCTGATCAAAAACATCAGCGTTGGCTGCCTGCTGCACCTTACAGCAATATCTTCCTTTGATATAAACCCATCACCGAGCAACTCATctgtacacttttttttttttttttatttctatacaGGCCGGAAGGGATTTATTGTTCCGCTCGACAGTTCACGTTGGACATCCAATATCATGCAGCCCAGCAGTGTTCACAATAGTTCATCTGCAGCAGATCGCATGAAGATACTGCAGGGCTGGAGATAAAATACATGTTGGAAATGTCACACTGAGCCCGTCATTCTGCTCCAGTGACAGCAGGTAGATTTATTGTGCTTTGCTGAGCAGCCCGCCTCATTTGAGAGAATCTTCATCCGGTAGAGGAGCGCACATCTCATTGATCCAATCTAAAGTCTCACATGTTATAAAACATTCATGTGCACCCACGGCCGTGTTTCCATACCCCATTAAGCCTGTCTGACTTATGAAATCTCTAGTTTGCTTAAGATTGCAGAATCACCCAGACAGATAATTGATAGCATTTACATCTCGCTCTCAGAATGATTTGGAGATCATCTAGTTTATTAATTATTAGAATGCATACAGATCTCATTACAGATGAGTGATGAAAGAGTCCTGTGCCTGAAATACACTGTGACTGATAAATATTCAGTTTGCACGCTGTTTGAACTGTTCTGTCAGATTGATATCAAACGTGTCTCATTTGTACTGTTATAATCCAGACCAGTAATTTACTGCCTAAGTGCAAAAGCACTAGGATCACTATTTCGCCGACTGAGAAGTCATTCTCAGTGCAGCCACACTGCATTATTAAGCAAATGAGCAATGAACTGGATTTTAATATTGCATGTTTGATTTAGAGCGCGTTTACCAGGATAGCCGGCTAGATTAATGCAATGTGACCTACATAAGCTGTTCAGTCGTCTCCtctctgcaaaaacacagagacacttaTTAACAAAAGCATGCTATTTCCTCTCTAGAGCTCTCCAAACAAGCGTGGAGCGAAATTATGTACTTCTATTGTTGGGGAGAGAAAGCACAAAAATTGAATTTTGAATAAGGCCTTGGTCTGTCATTGAGCTTTTGTTACTTCTCACGGCAAGATGACTTTTAAATAGCTTTGACTTGTTTGAAAAGTGTCAAAagggaaacagagaggaagacacTCGCCCGCCCTTGGCTAAGAATACACACAGAACAGGATGCACGGTCTGATATTTGTTGTTAGAATATGAGGCCAACATCAATGCAAATGACACCCTGCCAGGTAGAGAAAATAGCTTATGCATTTCTCTGCTCATTTTAGTGTTGCTCCGTCTTTAAAAAGCCTGAGCGGTAATCGTGCTGTGCATTCGGTGTTAGGACAAGGCTGATGAGATGTAGAGACAAGAATCACCTATGGAGTTATCGGGGTCTGCAAACAGAAACAAGACGAAAATAAAACATTCGGGGAGCGCTTTCTTTAAATAATGCTGCTGACTGCAACTTGTTTTACAGTACATGTTCCCACTATTTCAGATTTTGCCCTCACTGTGCTCATCTTTTGTCATGCTGATGTGGGATTTCAGTGGTAAGAGGTCAATTTGTTCATTTCAGTCTCAGTAATCCTCTGCGGAACATGCGTAATCTGCACAATCAGATGCTTGTTAGCTAAGCCGCTCTCGGCACTGTTGACGTTTTCATAGAGGGGGCTGCTTTGTTTGGTGTTAAAAAACGAGGTCAGCAATACATCTCTATCGACTgggtaaaaatgtgtaaataggATGATTAGAGTGTAATGTTGTGTACATGGATCTAAAAGGGAGAGAGGCTGGAGAGACCTGCCAGGGCAGATGTCAGTCAACAAATGCCAAAAGAAATCCATTAAACTGCACGTCACACAAAGCCTGTTCAGCATTCAGTATCAGCATCTACCTCCTAAcatgcatccacacactgaGGCTCTGCAAACATTATTGTGCACTGGACTCCAGAGAAAgttgcagtttgtttgtttgggcaTTTCTGAAATTACAATTGTCTCTTTATTCTTGACATAGCGCTTTGTTTTCACGCTCCAAACAAATCACCTTCTGCCGAACAATCACAGTGTAGCTGGCCAAACATTAGCAGTGCGGAAAATTCACAGCAGTGTTATGATTTCCGCTTTATTTTTTTGCGAGGAGGGTGGGTGTTGATGTGTCGGAGGTGCAGCAGACAGTCAGGAGTGCTGGAGGCAGAAGCAAAGTTCACATCCCTGCGCTGCCACCGGTGCAGGTCGGCCTCATCCGTTGTTATGGTAACTCTTGTGATGAGAGAAGGTCTGCTCGTGGGGCCCGAAGGCCAGGCACAGTTCCTGTGAGCTGGTGTTAGGCAAACAACTCAACAGAAATAGAAGCTGTCATTTCCTGGGGAAAATTGCTCACAGGAACTTGAGCTATGTGATGACCCCGAGCTAAATCGTAAATTCTCTTTTAGTccaactctctctttctcccactttaactttttcctctccctttttcctctctcctcccctcatgGTTTCTCTGAAAGCCTCCATCATTTTCCCTTTCCCCCCGTCTCTGacctctttcttttctcatcTCTCGTCCTTCTGCGCTGACTGACAGGTGCTAAATCATTTGTCTCAGAGCATCCCTTTGTCCACAAATAGACTGAGGCCAAGGCACATGGAGAACACTGTGGCACTAACCCAAGAGTAACACACTGACTTTGAGCGATAGTCTCAACCgtgcacacaaaaacacacacactcatacacattCAGAGCACGCCTACAAAGTAGCACTTGTACACTAGCCACCAACATTCAGGGACACACACTCTGactggcagacacacacatgcttatGTACTCGCACATCCTGCCTACAACCGGCAGCAGCCATCAtcattcacagacacagacagatacaaACTGGCAGCCACATaaacactctctcacacacacactcgcacaaaTTTTTGTGTCAGTGGTAAAGGAAGCTCTGCTCAGTTAATAAGCCTGCattgatttctttattttgccGCGACTACTCTGTCCAGCTGGGCTCCGCAGCCATTGATTTTCACCATGAAAGCAGATgttggggaggggagggggatcGGGATTGTATTTGTGAATATCTGTGTTGAAGAGAAACAAAGTAAATGAGAGCATGTTTATTGCTGagatgcttgtgtgtgtgtgtgtgtgtgtgtgtgtgtgtgtgtgtgtgtgtgtgtgtgtgtgtctgcttgtgcatgtgtgtgtatgtgtgtagctCACTGTCAGGCTACCAGAAGCAGAATCACCCTCTGAGCAGCAGCGGTACTCTGCCACTTCTCCCAGAGGAGCATTTAGTCTTAAACCCTCACTCCATCTCCCTGTACTTAAACAAACTGGATAAATCTTTGCTTTTTAAGAGTTCATATGATAAACTGCAGTGACAGGTCAGTCCAAGACGTAAGAGACTGTTGTTGGGAGTGTGAGTGGGCCAGCAGAAAAGCTCAAAGGTTATTGATATAAACTGCACAGAGGCTCAAAGCAACCCAGAAACTCAGATTTTGTCTGGAGAAATAAGATGCTTTACAGGCTGTAGCTACAGTCATACTCTCTTCTCTATACACAGCGACACTGTTACTTCAACCATAAGCAGGATGATTAAGAATAATTACCATATGTCTGTAACTGTATATGAATGAGCACGTTTTTGTGTTGGAATTCTTGCAGTCGAATTTGATTTGCGACCGATAATTGAGAAGTAAAAGCACAATGGCAACTGTATGACTGCATAATCAATATCCATTTTCCACACAAGATTTACTTTTATGCACTCACTGTCCAGGAAGGGTGATTGtaacatcacatcatcatcgCTCAAAGCTTAAAGAGAGATCGTAAACCTCTTCTAGCCTTGTGACTTTCTCTTTTTGTTATTCTGGGCTTTCTCTCCTCTGAAAATCCAGTTCTTTATCTGCATGACTAAACAGAGGCAACGCTGCAAAAgctgtgttaaaaaaatgtatgactTCAAAACAACTAAATTATGCACGGATATCATATTGATTTCAGAGAGGAATGTATTTACAGTTGAAATGACATAATGCAAAAATAGGGCACCCATTATAAAAGACGACACAATTCATGCTGCCAGACTATTCACTAAATGCATTGATAATTAGTAACAAAGaagcacatacacaaacacatggctGAAGTCTCCATAACAACcatttatataataaacactACAGTCTAGTAAAAGGATCCTAGATTGGTTACATGTATAATGTAGAGAGATTCACTTTAAAATAAGATCCCCTTAATAAATGATTTACAAATTGTAACCAATGGCTTTATTAATACTTGATAAGTCATTTACATGAGCTTTATAAGCCAGTTATAAGCCATTATTAAGGCAAGCTTTTGGGTTGCCAAGTTATTAAAAAATCCCTTTGACTGATTGGACTGCAGGACATTAATCCTTTGGAAAAAGGCTGCTGAAGATCCAGACCAAAATCCATTTATAAGCATCTTCTTAAGCTTGTTTGAATAGCTTGTTAATCTTCATAACTTTATTATGAAGAAATGCAAGGGATAAACATCAGCCAAAGGGATTCTttcaaacctggcaacccagaaattaattaattttcttaATGGATTATTACTGATCTAAAAAAGGAAATAACTGTAAATGTATTAACTATTAATAAAGCCCTTAGTTGCCACATAAGAACCCTTTAAAATGGGGACCTCATTAAAAAGTGGTAACCAAAATGGATCGGAGCAATTCTCTGTACATTGTTAACAATCAAACTATCAGAGGaatagtctgacattttgatGCTTATTTCTTTCTTGACAAGAGTTGTCATGCCGTGTCTGTCCCTTGAATACAGCTACAAccagcagccggttagcttagcttagcatgaagggCAGAAATGGGGAAACAGTTTTCCTTACTCCAGCCTACCAGCACCCCTAACGCCAAAAACACACCGAGCAGCAGCGAAGTACGGCGTGTTCATGAGTTTCAGGCAGGAAAAAATTCTTTGTTATGTaggtcaacatgtcacaggagTCACCGGACTCTGTTAACTGATTGGTTGTGGGTATTCTCTGGATCCAATTCACTGCTAAATCCCAAAATTTTAGTTTGGCCACACTGCGCTGCAGCTCAGAGTGGCTGCCACAGCTTTCTATAGATACTGCATGGGAGCTCACCGCAGGCTGCACTTTGCtactgcttggtgtgtttttcagCGTTGAGCTCAATTATCAGCAcattatcttgtttttttgatctgtaaaaaaaagtgtaaaaatatgaagttgtggttttacagaAGGTCGTATTCCAGACCCGATGCAATGACATTATGGAGTCTTGTTGTCTCTGTGAACATGCCATGCAACCACATGAGACTTCAGAGAGTGGTATATTACATGGATTTTATCACCTTTGGACAAAGCCAGACCAGCTGTTTTCCTGTTGTGCAACCAgccactatccctttaaggtcagaatgaaatgaaaaatgcccTTTTAACCCCTTTACACCACATCCCCGGTCATTCTGTGCACCTATCTTTCTGTATATGccaaacaaattacaaaaaaaacaacatttctctGTATTCTTATATCAAAATCTGATCATGTTTTTTCCCAGTAAAACAAATGCAACTTGTGCTCTTGTGAGCTAGTACCAACCAATTTCAACCAATTATCTCACGACATCCAAGCAGTCTGCAACTTTTAGCCACACAGTGGGATCCTGTACTCAGCTTGCCAGCAACAGCATGCTCTATCTATATCTTCAGATGTTCGCCACCTCAAAccatgcattttgttttccccaAAATACCATGGTTACAGGCTAGAATTTATTCACTTTGAGGAACAGGGTATCTGTGACGGCTCCAGATTATGCGCAAAGTATTTTACAGTGGACTGCTTCAGCAACTACATGGAGCATCCCTTGGGCTTCATCTCTCTTTCCCTGACGGATACTGCTATCCCATCAGTGAACACCCGTCAGGGCCTCTCCGTGTTTGTTATGACACGCCCACCTTTCAATGATAAAATCAAAGTCCCCCTAAAGTTGTATTCTGGCTGTCTATCCTGTCTCAAGTGGAGACACATCACGATACTGAAGCTAGATCCTCAAAATGTGCTGTTTCATCTGGACTTTGGAGtaatctttttttcctttataaaACCAGCACAAGTGAACCAGCACAAGTGAACAAGGTCAGTGTTTATGTATGAGTGTCTTTGTCACTCATTGTATTCAGGCAACCTGAATACAACATGCTGGCAGCAGCAGTAATTCATGTCACATTTTGAAACGGAGACTGTCAGTGTTTCCTGTTCTTCACATTTCAAATGAATCTGTGTCAACACTTACTTCTGTGCTTTCGTATGTTTTCTCGTGCCGCCCTTTTTCAAATGTCAGTTTTCTccagtctctgtctctcttgaaCATGCACACTGTCCAT
It includes:
- the lrrc24 gene encoding leucine-rich repeat-containing protein 24 translates to MVLLRFSRLVLMIMALVPRPSVGCPSGCRCYSLTVECGSLGVKEIPQGVSSVTETIFLQDNAIVQIRLQDLTRLGSLHYLYLQNNSISALEPGAFLSQGQLLELALNGNLIHLVTPDMFRGLEHLRILYLAGNQITRVQDHTFRGLQRLQELHLQENSIELLAEQALSGLSSLALLDLSRNHLRTLGASSLKPLVSLQVLRVTENPWRCDCALGWLRTWISEDGQRLLSSAEQRRLMCSEPPRLSHLSLVEVAPNSLVCIPPVVQLEPSHLTVRLGESLRVSCQASGYPQPQVTWKKASHGKAQLSPRGLVQELGPNGELFRPAAGGVVTALPSSGGIKVGGVGGIQGLVRGTEEGGERDSFDPDMGSGMLFLSNVTVAHAGRYECEAWNPGGVARVTFHLAVNMSSSSYSSQFWPRMNMHSFVSSSSNSFYQPEVLDVSQELLYEQDSMDFYALGPATQTAIAVGISLLALTAVLLLIMIYTRHQQYRKEEGGSYCTSKEESILYVNDYSDGPTTFAQLEEYRDDHGHEMYVLNRTKPVLGSTSSRCPMMSGFVQQKGMKEALLDHEMVQTLTRSGGLG